Genomic segment of Sodaliphilus pleomorphus:
GCTCTGCTCGGTCTTCAACTCGGTGCCAGTCACATTTTCCACTTCCTTGTCGTTGCAATACAGTGCCACCTTGTAGCCGCTGGCTGTGTTCAAGCCGCGGTTGGTGACCTGGGCTTTGAGTTCTATTTCCCTGCCTGCCTTGGCCACAGTCGTCGAGGGCTTGATGCTCACGGCTTGGAGGTCGTTGTTGAGATAGTCTTCCAGCTTCACCTGATCGATGAAGTAGTAGTGACTCTTGCCCAGGTCGGAGTGCCCAAGTAACGAAAGTCCCACTCGCTTCAATCCCTTGAGCTTGGTGAGCGGCACGCGCACCAGGGTCCAGCCGTCGTTGGCATTGGCACGTATTGTGTCGCTCATGGCAACGTAGTCGCTGCCGTTGGTGGTGCCTTCTACGATGAGCCACACGTCGTCGGGCAGCTTGGTGTTTTGATACATGTAGAAGGAGAGCACTGGATTGCTGAGTGCTGTGATGTCAATCACGGGGCTCTTGAAGCGGCACTTGGCCTCAACATCGAGCACCGAGTAGCGGTTGCAGAAGAGCAGGTCGCCGCGGTCGTTGTCGTAGGGCTGCACAGTTTCGTCGAAAGAGCCATCGTCGAAGTACCAGCAATTGCCCAGGTCGTTGTCGACAAGCACCTCGTCTTTCCATTTGCCGAGGTCTTCTCTCTGCCAGGCCCAGGTCATGGTCCAGGGTGCCGCATAGGGCTTGCCCATTGGGATCGTTGTCGATGTGAGGGCCGACGTGCCTTGCTCGTTCACAGCCTTGACCTTGAGGGTTTTCCACTCGCCCGACGTGGTGCTCACGTTGCCTGTCAGGTCGGCGTCGTAGGTGGTCTCCAGCACGCCGCTGTCGACTTCTTTCTCGTCCCAGTCGTAATCGCCGGTGGTAATTGTATAGGTGAGCTTTGAAAGGTCGATAGCGCCGCCGTGCAAGCCCGTAGTGGGTGCTGCCCAAGTGAGCCGCACTGTGTTGCTGTCGCTTGTCCACACAGCTTTGAGATGTGACACAGCGCCGGGAATGTCGTAGCCGGCGTAGCGTGTCACTTCAGTGCGCCAGCCGTCTCCGGCATTGTTGAACGGCACTATGGTATACACGTTGTTGCCCGCCTTGGCGGCGTCGTCGGTAAAGGTGTATTGGGTGCCGGCTTTCACGTTGTCGTCGGTCTTGATGAGCACGGTGTCGCGATAAATCTTCAAGCCAAGCGATGATATTGAAGCCCCGGCTATAGTCTTGGTGGGCGTGACCATCGAGAGCTTGACTTTAAGCTCGCTGCCTGTTGACGTGGCTGAAAGTTGGGTTACCGAGTCGGGACCGGCGGTGGCAGCAAACTCGTAGAGGCGTATCGAGTCGAGATTGCACAGCGCTTGCTCACTCACCGTGTGGAATCCAATGTGGTTCTTGCCCGATGCCTCGGGAATGAAGTAATCGACATGATTTTGGAATGGTACCGAACCTGTGTAGTCTTTAAGTTGCTCGATCACTTGGCCTTGGGCAGTTGCAGTGTTGCTCGTGCCGCAGGTCACGGTAAACGTCTGCGGATTGAAAAACGAAGGCATCAGGGCATAGCTCAATTTATAGACGTGTTGGTTGTCGAGCATGATGGCAGGGCTTATTGCCCAGTCGTCGCCCCCCTCGCTGTTTTGAATGTAGCCATCTTGTTGTGATTCTCCAATGTAATGGAAAGTATTGCCATCGCCGTTGGCATCGATCACTGTCCACAACGGGAAGTTGTAAGCGTTGGAGAAGTATTCCTCGTAGGGTGGGGTGAAGGGCTGGCCGTGCACCACGGCATTGGTCCATGCGGGCTTGCCCTCGTTGTCATCTACCTTGGCAATGATCTTGTAGCTGTAGTTGTTCATCACCGAGCCCACGTTCTCACTATGTGTGGTGGAACCGATGTTGTGGGCAACCAGCACCGAATCGGGGAATCGATACACGTCATACTTGAGGTTCTCGGCGTCGAGATAACCGCCATGCACGCTCTGTGTGGGGGCAGTCCAGGCAACTGTGGCTTGATTGCTGTCGTCGATGGTGAGCGTGGCACCCGTCGATGCAGCAGGATCGTCTTTGCCGGCATAGGTCTTGATGAGTGTGCGGGGGCCGCGTCCTGCATCGTTCACGGCCCGTGCTGCGATGGTGTAGCGACCGCGAGCCGGGAAGGTGTAGTGAAATGATCCATTTGCGCCCGGAGCAACGCTTTGTGTGGCTATAGTGTCGTCGCCAGCCATGAGCAGCACGTCGACATTGCCAGCCAGGGTGCTGCCGTCGTAGGCCTTGGAAGGAGCGGTATAGCTGATGGTGCATGAAAGCGAACCAGGGTTGTCATAGGCCAGGCTGGCTGCTGGCATGGCAGCCGGGGCCTTGTCGGCGGCAAGGGGGTTCTTGATAAACATGCCTGTGATCTCGATGGGAGATGAAAACTTCTTGATTAAGGTCATTTTGCCCGTAGCTGGGTCGATTGAGTAAAGTATCGACAACAACGACGACGAGGATTCGTCAATGTGGAACGACGCCCACAAATACCGGTTGTTGACTGCATCGAAAGCAGCCGACTGGGCAAATGCTGGAGTGAAGCCCACATTTTTTATGGTTGTTGCCTCTCCTGTTTTTACGTCAATCTTGCTGAAATTGCCCGAGTCATCAACGCCATAGAGATTGCCTTTGTTGTCAAAAGCGAGTGCAAACATCGATGTCGTGGGTGCTATCGACTTGTAGCTCCAATCGTCGGTATTGAAGACTACCAGATTGTAGCTCTCCCATCGCCCCGTCGAGGTGTTGACGATGCCATATACTTTCTCGGTAAGGGGGTCGAAGGCCATGCCGTTGCACAGTTCGGGATTTGACCTTCCCTTGTCGACTACACTCTCGATTTGCCAGGTGCTGGCATCGTAGGTGTACCAGTGACTCTTGGTGTCGGTGCTGACATCGTAGACCATGGTATAGTACTTGCCGTCGCCGTAGGTGCCGAAGTTTCCAAAGCCCTCGCCTGTCTTCACTGCAGTGAATGTTGACGTTGAGCTGGCAGGAAACTTGTACATGCCATGAGGGATTGTCTTGCCTTTGTTGTTGTCGACGACAATGCCATAGAGCATGGTGGCGCTTGCTTCGGCCAGAGATGGAGCCTTGGAATCGCCCTTGTTGAGCAACTTGCCCAGACTGCTCCAGTTGCCGGCTACGGCTGTGCCCGACTGAACTGCCGTGCTGCCTGGCCCGTGCTGGACACGGTCGACTGGTCTTGACTGCAGAAACTCGCCTTGACCTATCGCCAGGCCCGAGGCTACAGTGACTGCAATAATTGCAGAAAGTAGTTTATGATTCATAAGTTGTGATTTTGGGTTGTGAAACAAAAAAATTCTGTCACAAAGTTAGAGCAACCGCTATGAACATGTAACAAAAATAAAGTGGCAACGTGTTCAAGATATAAAAAATGAACAAAAAATCACCTGTTTTTATCCGATTTCTCAATCTTGATGTATTCCGACGGAGTGAGCCCGGTCACACGTTTGAACGATGCAATAAATGTGGTGCGCGACTTGATGCCCACGCTGTTGGCAAGGCCCTCGATAGTGAGATTGCCGTATTTGGATTCTTGACTCATGCGCCTGATGGCTTCCTTGATGCGATACTCGTTGAGCAACCGGCTGAAGTTGCTGCGGTGCATCACCTTGATCACTGTTGACACGTCGCGTTGCTTGGCACTGACAAGTTCTGCAAGGCGTTTGGCTGTAAAATCGGGCAAGCATATGGTGGCAGTATCGTCCATTACCGTCTTGATGCGTTTGCCCAAGTCTTGCATTTCCTCGTTGCTCATGGAGCAGGCTTTGTGCTCGTTGTCGTCGTGTTTTGTGGCCGCCGGTGTGCCGTCACTGTCGTCGCTTGCCAGGGTGATCTCATCATCGAGCTCCTCGCCTGAGTTGTCATGGTCGACGAGGCCACGTGCCCGACGATAAAGCACCATGTTTTTACGCCGCAACTGCCGGTTCTTGTTGAAAAGCAAAAACAGGAAAAACACGACAATGGCAACGACAAGCACTGCCACGAGCGTGATCATCGTCTGTACCCGGTGTCGCTCTTTCATGGCTCTGATTTGGTCTTGGCTTTTCTCGAGCTCATAGCCAAAGCGCATCTCGCCCTCCGAGCGTGTCTGCTGGTAGTTAAGAATGGTGTCTTTCAAGTCGTAATACCTGATGCGGTAGTGCTCGGCTTTTTTCTTGTCGTTGAGGTTGGTGTAAATCGTGGCATAATTGTTGTAAACCTGCAGCCGGGCATCGTTCATGCCATATTTTACGGCTATCCTCTCGGGCTCCTCGAGACACTGCAGCGCCTTGGCATAGTCCTTTTCCCCATAGTACACGTTGGCCATGCCCAAGTAGGACATGTAGCGCATGCGAGAGTTGGTGAAATTGTCATCGAGCAGCATGATGATTTCTCTGTACTTGGCAATCGCCAATTGGTGCTCCCCCTCATTTTGTGCCGCGAGCGCGTGGTAGAGCAGGCGCGAGCAGTAACGGAAAGACCGCTTGGTCGTGCAAGGCAGCTTCTGAATAAACTCCCACTGCCTGGCAATAATGCCAGGCCTGTTGATGTTGAAGGCTATTATTGACAGGTTGATAAAGCTGTGATCAATAATGTGATCGTTGTGCTGGCGGCAGGCCAGGGCAAATGCCTTTTTGAAAAAACTCACAGCTCGGTCTCTCGACACGCTGTCGCGGGTCTGTATCGAGAGGTCCATATACATGGTGCCGAAGTTGTAATATATCATGGGCACTTCCTTGCCCATGTCTTTGGCAATGTCCATGGCCGAGTAGAGACTGTAGAAGGCCTCCCTATAGTCGTTGTAGGTGAGGAAGTAGACCTGCCACTTGCCCAAGAAGCCATCGAGGCAAGCACGCTTCTCGGCTTGAGGAAGGCTTGAGCTCCACCTGTTGGCTACAATGGTGTAGCACACCAGTGCGCTGTCGGGCATGCGCCGCTCAAATAGGTACTCTTTGCCTTTCCTCAGCAAGAGGGCCGACGACTCTTCGGCCCACTTTGTGTGGAAGAGCCTTGCGGCTCTCGCAGTAGTAGCTGTTGCCGCTATGAGCAGCGTGACTATGGCCGACCATATGTAGCAATATCGTGTCACCAGTGCAAATATAAGGAAAAATTGTTGAAAACGCATCATGGCCTTGGCAGCGATTGTGCCTTGGTTTTGTGCCAGGTGGAGGGTTGGGTGAAAAAAACTTGGGGATGCAGGGTGCAGTGTCGCGCAAAATCGTTAACTTTGAAGCAACATTCACTTAAAACTATTTATCGTTATAAACAATCACCAACTATGAAAGCAACCAGCACCACCAGCGCACCGGCAGCCATCGGCCCCTACAGCCAGGCCATCGTGACGGGCAATTTAGTCTTTGTGAGCGGGCAGCTGCCCATCGATCCTGCAACCGGCAGTTTTGCCCAGGGCGGCATCAAGGAGCTCACACGCCAGAGTCTCACCAACATGGCCCACATCCTCAGGGCGGCCGGGACCGACATGGCCCACGTGGTGAAGACCACTGTGTTTCTTGCCGACATGGACGACTTTGCCGGCATGAACGAGGTGTATTCCACCTTCTTCTCCCAGCCTTTCCCTGCCCGTTCGGCCATTGCCATCAAGACCCTGCCCAAGAATGCACGGGTTGAGATTGAGTGCATTGCCGAGATTGCGCCCACGCGCGATTGAACATTGGGCATGACCGCCACTGTGCGCTCTCGCTGTCGCGGCGACGTCGAGGACCAGGAGACCTGCGGCGCCGGCTGGGTGTTGTCACGCCGCATCGGTGGGGGGTGAGAAATTTTTCAGCACATGAGGCTCAACGTCCCAGCATGACAATGACTGCCCGGGGGCATCGCGCTCCCGGGCAGCCTTGCTGCTTTTCATGGCTGGGTTATAGAAAGAAAATGAAGGTAGATGTGCGATTATTGCATCACCACACGCATGTGGGCCTTGGGATAGCGCAGCACCAGGCAGCTGGCCTCGGTGAGCACCAGGGCATCGACGTTGCGGCGGCCGCTCTTCTTCAAGTCGAGACTCTCGCTCGAGAAGGGGATGTGGCTGTACTTCTGCAAGTAGTCGGGGTCGATGACGATGCCGTTGTCGGGCATGTCGACCTCGTCGAAGATCTCGCTCAGCATCACATAGAGGGTGCCAAACTTGCTGCGCAACTGCGAGAAGTCGATGCCCCACTTCACCACGTTGTCGCCGGCGGTCACCACCTTGCTGTAGTCCATCTTGTTGAGGCGGCTGATGAGGCCGCTGCCGCCTATGAGCACCTTGCGCTTGCTGCCGGCGTTGCCGGTGAAGGCCTCGCGCATGAGGTCGACGATGCCGTCCTGGTTGAGGGCGTTTTCGCCGTAGTTAAACTGCTTGCCGGCCTGAAACCACACGCCGCCAGTGAGCATGATGTTTTCTTTCTTGGCCGGGTCCCACAGCTTGCGTTTCACCCCGAAGAGGAACGACTTCTCCATGCCCAGGCGCATGTCGTAGATGGCGGCCTCCTCCTGGTCGGTCATGCTCCAGTCCACCTCTTTGCTTGACAGCTTCTGCAGGGTGCTCTGCTCGACCTGCATCTTGAAGATCTGGCAGTAGTTTTGCGCCTTGCGGGGCAGTGCCTCAAATTGCGGCGACTGCACGTCGAGCTCGCTGGCGGCGCGACCCATGCGCACGAGTGCGGTGCCTGCCTCGATCGAGGGCACACAGCCCTGGGCGTCGCCTATTTTCTTGCCGTTGACGGCCATCACCGTGATGGCGCCCTCGTCGGTCTTCGACACCACATAGAGCACCAGGTCGTGCTTGCTCTCGGTCACGCCGTCGGGCTCGTAGCCAAACACGCCTTTCACCAGTATGGTGTCGCTCACGTCGAATATCTCGTCGTCGCTTGTGCTCAGCTTCACCTTCACGGCATCGGTGGTGGCCGCCGCCTCGGTGGTGGAGGGCTCGGTGTAGGTCCTGGTCACGGTTGCGCTGGTGGCCTTGGTGTCGACGTTGTAGTAGTCGACGACCATCGAACCGGCGTGCTTGCTGCCGGCGCAGCGCGAGAGCTGGTCGATGGGCGTGGCCATGGGGCGTATTTTCACAATTTGCCGGTCGATCTCGTTGAGCAGCAGCTCGGGCGAGCCGGCTCGGGCGAGGTCGGTGGTGAGCGGCCCGTCGACTACATGCTTGCCGCCTGCCACGCCCGTGATCAGGGCCATGGCCACCATGGGCGACTGGCCGTGGCTCTTCTTGCAGGAAATGAGCAGCAAGAACAGGGTGACTAGCAGGATGATGATGAGCTTGCTGTTTTGCTTTATCCAGCGCAGTTTCTCGAGAATTTTGTTTTTCATAATCGTTGTGTGTGTGTTGTGGTTGATTTAAAGTTTTGTAACTGAGTGGGTGCGGGTTGCCTGCAGCTCTTTCAGGAGTCCCACACGCTGCGGCGCGTGTAGCGCGGGAAGTGCGGCGACGGGGCGTCGCTTTCGAGTTCGGCCTCGGTCACGGGGTCGAGGGGGCGGGTGAGCAGTTCGATTTTCTCGTTGCGCCCGCGCCGGTAGCCAGCGGTGTCGGCGTTTTTCACTTGCTCGTCGATGATTTCCATGACGCGGCTGGCCACGTCGCGGTCGAGCCCCAAGCGGCCTATGGCTTGCTCGGCGTCATGGCACGGGGTCGCCGGCTGGGGCTCTTGGGTCGCTTGGCGAGGCGCTTGCTCGCTTTTGGGTTGTGTGTTTTCCATAATGTGATTTTTGATTGTGTGTGTTGTGTGTCGGTATTGACGATGCAAAGGTATAATGCTGCCGCCCGCGCGTCACATGACGAAATGTGACACCCTGGCAACGCCCTGATGCCCAATTGGGAATGAGGGCCAAAGCCGTCTCGGCTGGTTGTGTGTTGTGCTTGAAATGTGCTGGCCAGTCGGGACCTGACAGGATCACATTTAGAACAACTCAAGTTTCCACGACACGCCCACGTCGAGCATGTGCTCCTTGTCGCGCATCACCGGGCTGGGAGCGCCGTTGCGCCCCCACGAGTAGCGGTAGTTCACGTGCAGGCGCACGCTCTCGTTCTTGAGCGGAAACACCTCGACGCCGGCACCCACGCTGGTGAGGTCGGTGCCCGTGGCCACGGCCATGTCGCCCTCGCGGCCCGAGTGGTTGTTGTCGTAGGTGACCTTGCCCCAGGCCTTCAAGTAGGGCGAGGGCTGGTAGTCGACACGGCCCATCACCGAGTAGTCCTTCATCAAGTAGCGGTGGTGGCCTGTCGAGCGGTTGGCCACGTCGAGGTTGATGCTGGCCTGCGGCGTGATGTCGACAGTGGTGCCCAGACACACATAGTTGATGTAGTGCCCGGGCCGGTACTCATAGAGGTTGGCCGACCACGAGGTGTGTACCGGGCCGTGGTGGCCGTACCACATGAGGCACCCGCCCCACATGGCCTTGTCGCTGCCCGTGGCGTGGTGATAGGCGTGGGCAAAGGGGCTGCGCACCACCTGCAGATACACCTGGTCGGCCTTGCTCGTGGAGTTCCACTGCACATAGCCGCCCCACTGGTAGCAGGGAAACTGATAGGCAAACTCCGAGACTTGCATGATGTCGATGGGCGCGGGGTCAAACTCCCAGCACCCCACCAGCACGGCCCACTTGCCGGCCATCACCTCCCAGTTGGGGCTCAAGCGGCAGGCCAGGTAGAGCCAGTCGGTTTGGTCGACCCACTTGCTGCGGTCAAGTCCGTTGAAGCGCTGGCGATACTTGTAGCTCAAGCGCCGGGCCAGGGTGCCCCGCACATAGAGGTCGGCAATGGTGCACTTGAGGCCGCTGGTGCCGCGGTCGCGCTGGCCGTCGACCTGGTCGAGGCGGTAGTCGCCCCGGGCCTCGAGGCGGGCGTCGATGTCCCACGCCGGCTCGTCGCCGGCTTGCATGACCGCCGGGCACAGCAGCACCGCGGCGGCGGCAATGAGTGTAGCAAGGTGTCGTCGCATGGCTTAGTGTTGTGAGAGTGAGAGCAGACTCTTTTTGTTCCACAGCCCATACACGGCGCTCACCTGGTCGCTGGTCATAAACGACTCGATGTGCTCCTTGTGCATGAAGTCGATCAGGCGCGAGAAGTCGTCTTCCGAGAGCACGATCTCGAGCTGCACGTGCTTCTGGCCCTTGTAGCCGCCCGTCACCTCGTGCAGGGTGCAGCCGCGATTGATGGTGTTGATTACAAAGTCTACGATCTTCTTGTAGTCGTCGGTGATGATATACACGCGTATGCGCGAGTTGATGCTTGCCATGAAGTAGTTTACCACCAGGCCGTTGATCCACGTGCCCACCAGGCCCATGATGACCAGGCTCACGTCGTTGATCAAGAAGGCCGAGCAGCATATGGCCCCGCCCCCTATCGTGACCGACGTGCCCAGGCTCACGTGGCAATACTTGTTGATGATCTTGGCCAGGATGTCGAGCCCGCCCGTCGAGGCGTTGATGCTGAACAGTATCGACTGCGACACGCTCAGCACCAGCACAAAGCACAGCAGGTCGAACCACGGGTTGGCGATCACCTGCCCCGTGCCCTGTATCGTGACAGCAAAGAGCGACTCCTTGATGGGGCACACTGCCCCCAGAAAGTCGATCATGGGGCCCAGAATGAGGGCCGTGTACACCGTCTTGGCCCCAAACTCGTTGCCGATGAGCACAAATGCAAGCAGCAGCAAGATGGCGTTGATGATAAATATCATGGTGCCCACCGACAGGAAGGGCACAAACTTGGCAATCACGAGCGACAAGCCGGTGATCGAGCCCACGATGAGGTGACTGGGAATGAGAAAGAAATATACCGAGCACGAGGCAACAAACATGCCCGCGGTCATGACGACCAGGTCGAACCAGAACTTCTTGGTGGCAACTTGCGCTCTTAGTGTTTTCAACAGGGAGGCGCCGAGCTGGCACAAGGAGCTGCTGTTTAGCTTTAGAGGTTTCATTTTTGGATGGTTTGTTAAGATTTATCTATGCAAAATTGCAACTTTGCTTTCAAAATTACAAGTTATTACCCAAAAATCTTTAGCCCTTCGTGCCTTTTTGTTTAACTCGTTGATTCCTATTATTATAACTGTACTTTCAAATTGAAAAAAAACCACCTGTTATGTGTTATTGTTTGTAATGTTTTGTGGGCTCTGTGTTAAGAATCCAAGTCAAAATGCCGTGGCGTTTTTTTTTCTTTTCATCATGCGTGAAGCTGCTCAATCACATCATCGTGGGAGCAATGTGTGGAATTGCTGGTTGTGAGACAACCAATCGCAGAATTAGCAATTTTTTGAAAACAGCGCTCGTTGTCACTTTGCGCTCAGGTCTCTCATGCGCACTTGCAGGTTCAGCTTCAGCCAGTATTGCCCGCCTTCTACATACACCCAGCCATAGTTGAAATCTTTCTTGGCACTTGGTCTCACGTGCCCAGGGTGGCTGGCGTCTTCG
This window contains:
- a CDS encoding RidA family protein, encoding MKATSTTSAPAAIGPYSQAIVTGNLVFVSGQLPIDPATGSFAQGGIKELTRQSLTNMAHILRAAGTDMAHVVKTTVFLADMDDFAGMNEVYSTFFSQPFPARSAIAIKTLPKNARVEIECIAEIAPTRD
- a CDS encoding DUF6383 domain-containing protein, coding for MNHKLLSAIIAVTVASGLAIGQGEFLQSRPVDRVQHGPGSTAVQSGTAVAGNWSSLGKLLNKGDSKAPSLAEASATMLYGIVVDNNKGKTIPHGMYKFPASSTSTFTAVKTGEGFGNFGTYGDGKYYTMVYDVSTDTKSHWYTYDASTWQIESVVDKGRSNPELCNGMAFDPLTEKVYGIVNTSTGRWESYNLVVFNTDDWSYKSIAPTTSMFALAFDNKGNLYGVDDSGNFSKIDVKTGEATTIKNVGFTPAFAQSAAFDAVNNRYLWASFHIDESSSSLLSILYSIDPATGKMTLIKKFSSPIEITGMFIKNPLAADKAPAAMPAASLAYDNPGSLSCTISYTAPSKAYDGSTLAGNVDVLLMAGDDTIATQSVAPGANGSFHYTFPARGRYTIAARAVNDAGRGPRTLIKTYAGKDDPAASTGATLTIDDSNQATVAWTAPTQSVHGGYLDAENLKYDVYRFPDSVLVAHNIGSTTHSENVGSVMNNYSYKIIAKVDDNEGKPAWTNAVVHGQPFTPPYEEYFSNAYNFPLWTVIDANGDGNTFHYIGESQQDGYIQNSEGGDDWAISPAIMLDNQHVYKLSYALMPSFFNPQTFTVTCGTSNTATAQGQVIEQLKDYTGSVPFQNHVDYFIPEASGKNHIGFHTVSEQALCNLDSIRLYEFAATAGPDSVTQLSATSTGSELKVKLSMVTPTKTIAGASISSLGLKIYRDTVLIKTDDNVKAGTQYTFTDDAAKAGNNVYTIVPFNNAGDGWRTEVTRYAGYDIPGAVSHLKAVWTSDSNTVRLTWAAPTTGLHGGAIDLSKLTYTITTGDYDWDEKEVDSGVLETTYDADLTGNVSTTSGEWKTLKVKAVNEQGTSALTSTTIPMGKPYAAPWTMTWAWQREDLGKWKDEVLVDNDLGNCWYFDDGSFDETVQPYDNDRGDLLFCNRYSVLDVEAKCRFKSPVIDITALSNPVLSFYMYQNTKLPDDVWLIVEGTTNGSDYVAMSDTIRANANDGWTLVRVPLTKLKGLKRVGLSLLGHSDLGKSHYYFIDQVKLEDYLNNDLQAVSIKPSTTVAKAGREIELKAQVTNRGLNTASGYKVALYCNDKEVENVTGTELKTEQSFEHVFKKTFNTDECGQNYNFKVVVTAAGDENALNDTTPVATVFAQRNSALPAPTGLQASEQSNAIELTFNAPNTGNGQLPVTDSFEDYQPLAVDGIGDWKVYDADGQNTLAPNGVNDYAGEYKPNAYQVFNPTLLGLTDDMWKAKSGNQYLISFGGDGYYPSSPYNQQTPLADNWLISPLVKGGTEVSFFTMHMKADDASAHVELLASKSGNNIDDFSLVRADSLDGADWAQHTFTLPADAKYFAIRFVATGQAVMMLDDVQYTRDASNLKIEGYNVYRNNEIVGRTSTTAYSDESAPAGSLTYTVTALYNEGESGHSNVAVVEPTGLESVNAAINGVKIVGGNQCVIIMGAVGRTVDVYTVAGTQAFAKANCASRETVNLSTGVYIVKVDGYTAAKVYVR
- a CDS encoding YitT family protein, whose protein sequence is MKPLKLNSSSLCQLGASLLKTLRAQVATKKFWFDLVVMTAGMFVASCSVYFFLIPSHLIVGSITGLSLVIAKFVPFLSVGTMIFIINAILLLLAFVLIGNEFGAKTVYTALILGPMIDFLGAVCPIKESLFAVTIQGTGQVIANPWFDLLCFVLVLSVSQSILFSINASTGGLDILAKIINKYCHVSLGTSVTIGGGAICCSAFLINDVSLVIMGLVGTWINGLVVNYFMASINSRIRVYIITDDYKKIVDFVINTINRGCTLHEVTGGYKGQKHVQLEIVLSEDDFSRLIDFMHKEHIESFMTSDQVSAVYGLWNKKSLLSLSQH
- a CDS encoding helix-turn-helix domain-containing protein, coding for MMRFQQFFLIFALVTRYCYIWSAIVTLLIAATATTARAARLFHTKWAEESSALLLRKGKEYLFERRMPDSALVCYTIVANRWSSSLPQAEKRACLDGFLGKWQVYFLTYNDYREAFYSLYSAMDIAKDMGKEVPMIYYNFGTMYMDLSIQTRDSVSRDRAVSFFKKAFALACRQHNDHIIDHSFINLSIIAFNINRPGIIARQWEFIQKLPCTTKRSFRYCSRLLYHALAAQNEGEHQLAIAKYREIIMLLDDNFTNSRMRYMSYLGMANVYYGEKDYAKALQCLEEPERIAVKYGMNDARLQVYNNYATIYTNLNDKKKAEHYRIRYYDLKDTILNYQQTRSEGEMRFGYELEKSQDQIRAMKERHRVQTMITLVAVLVVAIVVFFLFLLFNKNRQLRRKNMVLYRRARGLVDHDNSGEELDDEITLASDDSDGTPAATKHDDNEHKACSMSNEEMQDLGKRIKTVMDDTATICLPDFTAKRLAELVSAKQRDVSTVIKVMHRSNFSRLLNEYRIKEAIRRMSQESKYGNLTIEGLANSVGIKSRTTFIASFKRVTGLTPSEYIKIEKSDKNR
- a CDS encoding SU10 major capsid protein; protein product: MKNKILEKLRWIKQNSKLIIILLVTLFLLLISCKKSHGQSPMVAMALITGVAGGKHVVDGPLTTDLARAGSPELLLNEIDRQIVKIRPMATPIDQLSRCAGSKHAGSMVVDYYNVDTKATSATVTRTYTEPSTTEAAATTDAVKVKLSTSDDEIFDVSDTILVKGVFGYEPDGVTESKHDLVLYVVSKTDEGAITVMAVNGKKIGDAQGCVPSIEAGTALVRMGRAASELDVQSPQFEALPRKAQNYCQIFKMQVEQSTLQKLSSKEVDWSMTDQEEAAIYDMRLGMEKSFLFGVKRKLWDPAKKENIMLTGGVWFQAGKQFNYGENALNQDGIVDLMREAFTGNAGSKRKVLIGGSGLISRLNKMDYSKVVTAGDNVVKWGIDFSQLRSKFGTLYVMLSEIFDEVDMPDNGIVIDPDYLQKYSHIPFSSESLDLKKSGRRNVDALVLTEASCLVLRYPKAHMRVVMQ
- a CDS encoding outer membrane protein — translated: MRRHLATLIAAAAVLLCPAVMQAGDEPAWDIDARLEARGDYRLDQVDGQRDRGTSGLKCTIADLYVRGTLARRLSYKYRQRFNGLDRSKWVDQTDWLYLACRLSPNWEVMAGKWAVLVGCWEFDPAPIDIMQVSEFAYQFPCYQWGGYVQWNSTSKADQVYLQVVRSPFAHAYHHATGSDKAMWGGCLMWYGHHGPVHTSWSANLYEYRPGHYINYVCLGTTVDITPQASINLDVANRSTGHHRYLMKDYSVMGRVDYQPSPYLKAWGKVTYDNNHSGREGDMAVATGTDLTSVGAGVEVFPLKNESVRLHVNYRYSWGRNGAPSPVMRDKEHMLDVGVSWKLELF